The genomic region GGCGCCCGCGCCCGCCGCAGGCGGGACAGGCCTGTCCCGGGACCCGACCCTCGCCGCGACAGCGGCGGCAGGGTCTCGCCATCCCCAGGAGACCCTCCCGCGCGGCCACCTGTCCCGTCCCCTCGCACTCGGGGCATGGGATGGTCCCCGCGCCGGGGCGGGCCCCGGAGCCCCCGCAGGAGGCGCAGGGGGCCGACCGGTGCACGCTGATCTCGGTGGTGACCCCGCGGATCGCCTGCTCGAGGTCGATGTCGATGGAGTAGTGGAGGTCCTCCCCGCGGGGCGGGGCCTGTTCCCTGGTCCCCCCCCGGCCACCGAACATCCCCTCCAGCAGATCCCCGAGGCCCCCGAACCCTCCGCGGGCGAACTCCCCCGGGTCAAACGGGGCTCCGGCGAAGGGGCCGCCGGCCCGCGGCCCGGGTCCGGCGGCCGCCCGATGCCCGAACTCATCGTACTCGGCCCGCTTCCGCGGGTCGCCCAGGACCTCGTACGCCTCCGTGATCTCCTTAAATCGCTCCTCGGCGGTCTTGTCTCCCGGGTTGACATCCGGGTGGTACCGCCGCGCCAGGCGCCGGTAGGCCCGCTTGATGTCCCGATCGGTCGCCGAGCGGGGGAGTCCGAGGACGTCATAGTAGTCCCGCTTCCCCATCAGGTCAGTGCCCCCCGGCCGGCGGCGCCGGGCCGCCGCCCCCTACTTCACGTCGATCTTGATCTGCTTCGGGCGCGCCTCCTCCGCCTTCGGCAGGGTCACCTCCAGCACGCCGTCCTTGAACACCGCCTTGATCTTGTCCTGCTGG from Candidatus Methylomirabilis sp. harbors:
- the dnaJ gene encoding molecular chaperone DnaJ yields the protein MGKRDYYDVLGLPRSATDRDIKRAYRRLARRYHPDVNPGDKTAEERFKEITEAYEVLGDPRKRAEYDEFGHRAAAGPGPRAGGPFAGAPFDPGEFARGGFGGLGDLLEGMFGGRGGTREQAPPRGEDLHYSIDIDLEQAIRGVTTEISVHRSAPCASCGGSGARPGAGTIPCPECEGTGQVAAREGLLGMARPCRRCRGEGRVPGQACPACGGRGRLPRTERVKVKIPPGVDTGSKIRLAEMGEAGPAGSAPGDLYIVTRVRPHPFFERKGDNLHCTVPVTITEAALGARIQVPTVDGPAEMRVPPGTSSGQVFRLRGKGVPALRGGGRGDQYVTVKVVVPRALNARAQELLRELARLAPEDPRRDLKAWM